The following nucleotide sequence is from Pochonia chlamydosporia 170 chromosome 4, whole genome shotgun sequence.
ACTATACAAAAGTGGTCGAGATTTTATGCAACGGTACTCCATTTCTATCATGGATATGGGCACCGATCACTCTCATCCTACGAATAGCATCCGAGTATGGGGAATCTTTCGAGCAAATTATCAAAGGCTATTCTAGTATTTCTGAATCGCTGAAGAGGTTTGAGATCCTCAGCGATGCCTTCATTAGCCAACCAGAGTTTCAGCATACGTTGGCTGTTTTTTACGCCGACATCCTGGAGTTTCATAAACACGCCTATAAGTTTGTTCGAAGGAGTGGTAAGTATTAATCGCACTCGAGATTACTTTATCTAATGCCGCCCAGGCTGGAAAGTACTGTTCCTTACATCATGGGGGCGCTTCGAGAGGAGGTTTAATAACATCCTTGAAGACTTGAAGCAACATGGCTCATTGATTGATCAGGAGGCAAATGCTCGCGACATTGCTGAAGCAAGAAAAATGCGCCAAGATATTCGAAcatggagagaagagagcCTTAGCCAGGTCCGCAGCGAGGAGATCGAGCAAAACGCGAAGCAGTACGAATCTATCGCGTCATGGCTTAAAATCAATGAATCCGATCAACTGAATATTTTTGACTCAATATcatcagaagcagcagagTACGAAGGAACTTGTGGATGGGTCTTGAGAAATCCAAAGGTCAGCTCATGGGCTGATAGCAAACCGGATACACCCGCACTTTGGTTGAAGGGCTCAGCCGGAACCGGGAAGAGCGTTCTGTGTACCCAACTCGTCAACTTCATGAAAGGATCGAAATTCGTTATTCGCCACTTCTGCACATATCTATatgcatcatcaaccatgTATGAGCAGATCCTAAAgtcgttgctgctgcaacttCTCCGAAAAGATAGCGATCTCGTCGCTCACGTATACAACTCATGCGTCTTGGAAAAGAAATTACCTACAACTTCAACGCTAGAGCAACTTTTACACGCACTCCTTGCAAGCATGTCAAGTGAGCCTAACCAGGTAGAATATGTTTGGATCGTCATTGATGGGTTGGATGAGTGCGAGCCAGATAAGCAGACGCGTCTAGTACGACTGATCAACCGGATTACATCTAAACCCTCCTTACCTGGAAGTACTACCTGCAAGGTTCTCATCTCAAGTCGTGCTCCTTCAACCCCATTGGAACGCCTTCGCAACAAGCAAATAATTTCCCTTGCTGAAGAGAAGGACAGTTTGCATGAGGCAATACGTCAATATGTTGGCCAAAGACTAAACTCATTGGACAAGCGTCTCCGCCAGCTTGATATAGGACAGGATGAAATCAATGAGATCCGGAAAGTGATTGTGACAAAAGCTGACGGTAAGTCTGCTCCGCCATATAAGTTATAGAGGCATATTCGCTCATCTTTTCAAGGTATGTTTCTCTATGCTCGACTCGTCATGGACTACCTTGCCAGCAACATCTTTTTCAGCGGTGAGGAAATAAAAAAATCAGTGAATCAGTTGCCTCAGAAGCTCACGGATTTGTACGCCTGTAATTACTCTATAGCATGCTGTACAGTACTAATTCTCGGGCTAGCTACCAAAGGATCCTTACGCAAATCCTAACTCAGTTAGACCCTCGGTCTGTGGATCGCATCAGATGCGTTCTCGGCTGGGTTGCGTTTGCCAAACGGCCGCTCCAAAGGTTCGAATTATTGTCTGCAATTACCTTCAGTTCTGGTGACCCTCAGATTGCCCTGCTGGCGCCGCAGTACATCCTGGATATCTGTGGGGCTCTTATCGAAGAAAGACGAGAATCATCGTTAGCCTTTATCCATATCTCCGTGAAAGAGTAGGTGCCAAGCAATAAGCAGGTAAACCTAATTTATTAAGCATGAAACAGATTCCTTCAAACCCTCTCAGGTCACATCGTTATTGACAAGCAACAAGCCCTTCACGAGCATGGAGTAGCAGCCATCACCTGTCTTCTTTCTGGGCTGAATGTGTTCGAAAAGACTTATCCTGAAGAGGACAAATTTCTTCGGGTAGCCAAGGGTCTACATGGCTTTCATATCTACGCCACCGAGTTTTGGACCGAATACTTGCTGTCTTATAGTGTGTTAGGCGATGCGAGTAGTACGTCCTCAGCTCCATCTCTGATTACTCTTGCTTGCCAACTGGCAAATAAGATGGAAGAATTAGGTCCTGCGACCCTTGGTGAATCTGAGTCGGAACCCAGGCTGATAGATGAACGACTGGTATCCCTGCAACAGCACGCGGTACTTCAGAAGCACGTGGAAAGAGCTTTGAATGCGAGGTCTCTGCAGAATCTTGAGTCTAGGATCTTGCAAGAACATGGTGAGTAATGTGCCGCTATTAAGTAATGTTGAATGTATTATTTACGCTATGTTCAGCCTCTGAATGGAACTATCAGCGCTCGAAATCCCCCCTTATCTCTGAGAGGATCACCATGATGCTCGCATCATACCAACGGGTTGTCAGTTCATTACTACGTCAAAACCACTGCCCTGGTCTATCTGCCGGCGAACTGGAATTGTTCAAAATTCACTTTGGGTCTGCTGCCTTTACTTGTAGACTGAGTTCCTGTCCACGGACAACATTAGGCTTTGAGACTGAGAGACTCCGTTCGGAGCACGAAATGTCTCACATTCGATGCTTCCGATGCACGTTTCCCGGTTGCCAGTACCCTCCTTTCGTGTCAGCTCGGGCTCTGAAAAACCACACAAGCAAATATCACACTCCGATCACTGATCGAAAAGCGATACGTAAAGTTGCATCGCAGCAACCTAGCCAACGTATCCAGAGGGGTATTCATACGCATCGTAATCGAcctcagctgcagcagccTGCAGCGAGAGACGCTCAAACTGTGCCTTTAAGCACATCCAGTCCGAATCCTGTGGGCGGCCAAGACATGAATCAAAGCACTGTTTCATCAGATGGTCACCTTTTTCGCCAAGGTACACAGGGACCCGGCGGAATCGCCCTCAACGATGTCAATAACTCTACTGGTAAAGTGGATAGCCGAGGGGAAATCAAGCCTAGTCCTAGTGAACAGGCCCATAAGCAGCTGCGTTTGATGCCGCTTAAGCAGCTAAACAGGGGGGCCGTTATGGAGGCCCGCCAGGAGCAGGATACCATCGCCAGTTCTTCGGGACAGCGGAGTCCGCGACAAAATGACCAGTCCATCCCGAAGGCTTCTTTGCAGCCGATGCAAGGGGTGGCGCCACCAAAGCATGCCGACCCCTTCCCctttgagcttgaggagTCTGATTTCGCTTGGCTCCTCGAAGAAAACAATGAGCTATTTGTGGTTGACCCGAAGCATCCCATTGAGGACTTTGACTTCGCCCATTTCCTCAACGAAGAAAACAATGAGCCACTTGAGTTCCGTCGTGTCGAATCTACTTAGACTCATGATTAAATATATATTTATTTCCTCGGATCGTTGATGGACAACGCCTCCTCAaattgtctggtgcttcccGCTCCCGTTCCCCTTCCCGCCTACCCAACGGCCATTGCAGCTCACCATTGACCTCTTCGCCAAGACGGGAAATACCAGAAACATGAGCGACATCAACCGCGTATCCGCGATTTTCATGGTGACTAGCCAATGTCGTCCTGCAGTGATcgcatctccatctctcTGTGTTGCAGGCTGTTGACGGCTTTAGGACAGACGAATCCCCGTCCTGCAAGAAGCTTTGGATTATGCCATCAATGTCCAACCACTCCGAGTTGGACGGATGGGCTACCTCATTCACATTGACTGCTGTTACATCGGACGAGGCTTACTGCAGCGGGTTGGTTAGTAATGTGCCAGGATGAGCCGGTGCGACCTCAGATGTCGTTTTGTTATACAAATGCCCGTCTGCGACAAACGGACGATGCAGAAGAATAACAAGCACGTTGTGCATGGCACTGGAGGTTCTTCACATCAGCACACTGAAGAATAGAGGTGAGCGTCAAGTCTAGTAGGGAACCATGTACTCACTGCAGACTAAATAcgtgtggtggtggaaagGCTGCCGCGCCGGCTGGGCCGGTCCATGTCGAATTCAAACATATGTGACTGGGAAGTGCAGCCTTCCAATCGTCGAGTTTCATTTGCAATCTATCCAACATGCTGGCCAAATCGGCTGATGTTTGGTCGACGCAGCGCTCGGTGTAAATGCTGCTCAGAATATCGCTCATGACAAGCGAAAGTCTGCAAAGTGCGGAAAAAGTAGAAACGCTATACGCCGGCGATCCGGCATATTCGGGCGTGAGAGTCAAGTAAGCAAACGGCTGCCAGTCTTCCAACTCTTCGTGCGTGTCTAAGAATTTGATGGGCACGAGAACATCTGTGTCCTTGAGACCTACCGGGCGGCCATGATAGAGGCTCTGCATCTTGTCGATGACAAAGGCACCCCAAAACACTCTTCTTCGAATCTCCAAGTCTTCGTCTGACAAGCGTCCAGTTTTGCTCAAGTCGACATGAATCCCGAGATCAACGATCATTCGAAATGCCAGACCCGAATAGAGCCACGCCGCGCTTCTCTCGTCCCCCAAAGCAACCAGCGAATTTGTCATTTGCAAAAGGGCCTGGATAGTGGTGATGCTGCTTGAATGCAGTGAGCTGCCAAGGAGCTCTCGGACACGCTCACGGAATCTCCAACCAGCGGTGCGTACATCGTTTGGATCTTTGCGAATTTCGAGCCTTAGACTAAATTTCGAAGCACCAAAGTAAATTGCATTCAGGAGAAGCTTGGAAAAGTACGGGCCGCCGCACGCCATGTCTCGCATGAAGGCCGGACGGTAGGTGACAAGAAACGAATGATGCGGTCGGTTCCAGTGTAGGGACAGCAGATGCATTCCAAGCTCTGGATCGACCCCGTCAAAATCAAGCTTCTTTTGACGGAAGTTTAAGTCCTCTAGCTGGCGCTGCTTTGCCGCTTCGGCAACCAGACCTCTCTCGACCCATTCATCAGGGACCTCCGTTATCATTCTTCTGCTCTAACTTCGCTATCGCACGGTTTATATTTTCTtggtccttcttgtcctcctcgGCCAACTTGACGTCCTTCATAAACCACATCAAGATCAAGTTAGGTACGCACATACACGTAGCTACGATTGCCAAAATCCTTTGCGACTCGCGGTAGCTTCGATCGATGGCATCCCTGGCCGGTGTGCCAGGTTTGTACTTCTTTGCCACAACAATTGATTGGAAGATACTCGTGGcgtttttcttttccgtTTCTGGGAGGTATTCTAAGAGCTTGTCGGGCAGAGTGTTGCGCCAAATAGCCCCAGATACACTTCAATCAAGTCAGCTGGGAAACCAACTACGGTCAAGATCAAAAGATCAACTATACCTTGTGCCAATTGCGCCTCCAACGCTGTTACCCGCCTGGAATAGAGCTGTTATCGTGGCAAGTTCTTGTCGCGAGACGACAGCTTGGACTGAGACTTGGCCAGCCGTTTGGAAGAATGCTCGACCAATACCCGATATGACCTTGGAAACAATAAATGTCACTTCGGTGCCATGCTGACCATTGCCCATATCCACAAGATAGATCATGAGACCTTGGCCGAGTATAACCAACGGTAGACCAGTGAGAATCCACATCTGAGTATTTCGAGTGTATCGCATTCCAGCTGCAACTAGCAAAGCACATATTTGAAACGCCACCCTCAAGGAGTTGCTGACTCCATAGTCAGCACTATTCTTTTAACAAAATGTTCATGACACTTACTCAATACGGGTCGCCTGGGCAGGACCGAATTGGCCAGCAACTTGCAAATAACTcgggaagaagatggtgaaCAGACTGTACTCGAGAAAGTCAAACACTTGAATGGCACAAGCTGCAATTACTGTGCGATTAGCCATTCGTACGGGGATGAGCGGCCGTTTGGCAAATTTTAGATCCCAGACGAGAAACACAGCCAGCAACACAACCCCAACTACTACCATTGCAATGAAGGATGCCTCGCGCCATCGATCCGTGTTGAACGAACCAGTCAAGGAGACAGGAATCAAGACTAGAGACAAACCGGTGACCAACAGCGTCAGACCGAGGAAGTCAATCTCAGCCCAAAGTACCTGCAGTATCTTCTTCCAAGTCGGAGCAgcgtcatcaccattgaGGTCCTTGGAAACAAGtccattcttcttggctcGTCGTTGAAGAACAACCATGGTTGCGACGAGAGGTACCGTTACTGATGGCACAACAATTGCCCAGGTTCCGTATGACCATCTCCACGTGGAGTGTTGCAAGAAACCTTGGCCGATGAGAGATCCCAGGTACAGCGCGGGaattgtggtgatggactCGGGAAGGGTTGACCAAAACGCTCGATTTACCAGCGTTGTAGCATCGGCGATGAAGACCTGTTGGGTGAGCCCGAAGCCCGTTGATCCTATGGCATCGAAGAGGCCGGCCGCCTGGCATTCTTTAGTTCTGTGTACTCGCGCCAAGTGTGAACTTTTATACGTACGACGTAGTGGTCGATATTTTGACTGGTCGCGTAGATGATGTAGCTAAGTGtttggaagaagatggaaaagaCGAACATTTCAGCTCTGCCAAAAACCTAGTGCCGTCATTAGCATATATAGAATGCGATTCAAAAGAGTGATAGATGAAACGGAATCTCACGTCGCTCAACTTTGCAATGATGGGATATGCAACGATTCGAGTGATGTTTATTGCTACCCTCGCGGCACTCATCGTTGAATGGCTCTTGAAGTCACTAGCGACATACGGCTCCAGTACCATATGCGAGTAATCGGAAAATGTGATGACCAGCGTTGTGAGGAACAAACTGTGAAAACGTATTAGAATGCAATACAAGATAAATAATTGTACTTGGCACACCTCGAGAAGGCAATCAGCAAAGTCGTTTTGGACCAAGCTGCCCTGAGAATAAGTGCCTTTTGCACTCCGGCCTGGACGCTCGAAGACTCGCTGTATACTGATGCACCATCAGGCTTTACAGCCTCCGTatcgttttctttttcccgAACATCCTGGATAACCACCTCTTTGTTGATGTTTTCACCATTGTCTGCCCGGGTGTTGTCTCCCATCTTGATCTGTGGGGGAAACTGCGCACACTACACAGCCGTTTGAGAGGCAACTGTGCTAGTGCCAGAGGTGTAGTAGGTCGTCCTTCAAAGAAACATAGAATATTGAAGAGGTTCTCAAGTTTCAAAAGCAAACCACTCAGACTCTGAATGGGTTTCACCACAAAGTTGTCTGTTCTAAGTCATCGATCTGGGTAATAGGTAAATTCATCGAGAGTCAGCTCGGCTAATATATCCATCCGAACACCAATGATTCTTTAGCGAATTTCTTCAAGTTTGGTACTGTAAACGAAATCGGACCACTTCCGATGGACCCCTAGCGCACTTCTGTGGCATGTCGCGTGGGCTGCCCCCCTTGAATATTGATCGTCTTATCAATCTAATCTTTTAGCACCATCAGTATCCCCATCTGATTGGTTTTAGTAGGAACTGGATGGGCTGAAACAGGGATCAATGACACTAACATGCGCGACTGgtcagaagatgcagagaAAAATTTCTCACCTTGTATTTTTGTTGTTCGTATTACCGAAAGCTTCGACCGATGTCATTATTTCCGTTGAGGGGTGGAAACCTATGTAGCAATCTGTGGTGAATTTGAAGTCGCCAAATATTATTCCATACTCCCAGTTAGGCGATTCCGGTCACATACGTAAGAGGTAAGAATAATAGTCGGGGTCATGATGTATGAAGGAAACAACTAACTCAACGCTAGCTTCATGCAAATAGCAACTGATATCCGTACTCGCAAGTAGTCGCTGTTAGCCACCCATCAGTTTGTAGCCACTGCGAGTTTCGGTCTATTCTGATTCAGAAGgcaaataaaaaaaaagccaAAGACGTCAttgccttggccaaggcaggTGTTCACGCAACGAAAGCCCGTGCCCGTTCTTCTCTTCTACAATTAAGACCAACACGACACCAAGCTTTGAGTATTCCTACATATTTCCGCTACCGTCCCTTGTTTTCTCACGAACCCTCTTCCTTTAACGGCCATTCCTCGAAAAACGTCGTCAAACCACGACTCAAAGAGCAAGCAATTACAGTCCCATGATCCTCCTTCGGGTACTCCTTGATCGTGACACAAGCAAGAAGCCCCGAATCCTTCAGCCGCCTATACATGGCATTGGCGCTGTCCGTCATGGCACGTTCTTCCGCACCCTGTCGTCGCTTTTCGTACTtttcagcatcttcatcagccCATCGTGGAGGGTGTTGCTCGTAAGACCCATAATACATCATCAGCGATGGCTGTTGGCGTACGTGTCGTTTCCTGAACTCTTCTTCCAGCGTGAGAATGTAAAAATTGCTCCAGTATATAGACGGGCTGCTCGCGATGAAGCAATCAAACAATGAAGGTCTCGTGAACAAGGTGTAGAGTGTGAACAGCCCACCGAATGAATGACCATACAGCGCCTCTCTCTCAATCGCGGTATTGGGGAGGATCATAGACTTGACGAATGGCTTCAACGTGTACTGCATGAAGTCGAGGAAGTGATCCGCGCCACCAAACCCTTCTGGCGCAGTAGGACTAGGAGGGGTCAAGTCGTAGTTTCGTCTTGGACTGAATACTCGGCCTTTCAAAGGATATCCGATACTTATGACAACACCGTTGCCTTTGTGATGAGGGCCGGTAGCTCTTCGCCAAgatgcttctgctgctgtcAAGAACATCGCGTTCCCGTCCACCGCATATCTTTTCCAGTTAGTTTGCGGGAGGTGAATTGTATGGGAAACCTGCGTACAGTACAGCTATGTTTTTGTGTCCGCTTCTGGATTGCCATTCCATGGGCCAAGCTACTTGAATCTTGTACATTTGGCCATCTTTTGCCGCCACGCTGAACTCTGCCGACGATTGTAGAGTGATCGTGGAGACATCTGTTGTGCCCATTGTGTGTTTCTTTTCAATGATCGATTGTGAACGCAATGAAACTCGCTGTCTCCCCTTGCCGCTTGGGAATTGGTCGCTTAATCGTGCGTTTATCGTCCGTTGCTTGTTTACCAGGTTGGCCGAAGACAGAATGTTGAGAGAAACTAAAAAGAGCATGACTTCGAACATTGGAGGGGCTTCATCACAAAATTCCCCGAGTGATCCTTGCTCTTACATGGCCGCTTTGCATCCGCTGTTAAACTAAAGTCAGACCAACGTTTGTGACTCCCACTATTCCCCACCTATTCTGGGGTCAAAGGGCCAGGGAAATGCAAACTATTGATTGTAAGCCTGCCTGATCCTGGCCATGAAAGGTTGGATGGCGTCAGAAAATATATCTTATCAGATGATCTCTTGACGTGAAGGATCCACAAATTGCATTTCCTGATCATCTTTCGACATGACCTGTTGAGCAGAGGATAAGGCACTGTTTCGTATTCAACCGAGCTAGTTTTAAAGTTGCCATTGTGATATTCTGTCTTGAACAAGCAATGGTCCATCATCCCGAACTTTTCCACGAGTTAAATTGTCGAGCAAATGTCTGTCATTAATTGACGGATCTTCTCATTGAATCATCATCGGCAAATTTGCATCTTGGGTAAATTTACCAGCCACCATCTACAGCGATCATTATGGCAGGGTGTTGGTAGGCGCttgtggtcgtggtcgtgcCAGAGGGAAAGAGTGCAGACTTGGACTTTAATGTACTAGTACAATCATCCTAATTCCGAAATTAGACCCCTCTAGTAACTGCCTTTTATTCTGTGACATTAAATACAGATTAGGCTGAGGTATATATTTTTGGCCCGATTTATCAATAAGTCTGCTATTCTACAGGGTAACCCAGCTAATATTTAAACCAGACAATCGACGGACACTACACCACAAGGATTCCGTAACGCCCAACTTGGTAGGCGGTCGCAAAGGTGGCTGCATTCTGCCGGACCAATTCCGCTTTCCACTCAACTTTTCTAAAACCCAAGTCTCACCGTCGAGATCTCGTTGTGGCACTCATTTTCATTGACGTCGGTAAACACAATTCACCATGTCTTTTCACGAGCGAAAGAACAAGG
It contains:
- a CDS encoding NACHT domain-containing protein (similar to Talaromyces marneffei ATCC 18224 XP_002149694.1), translating into MPLPPAVSALARQTIKAAYDELDRTITLGDKRDFHNTTLQHVRKAVLDIENQLAARQSLRNMRRLMPLFQGLEHYTKVVEILCNGTPFLSWIWAPITLILRIASEYGESFEQIIKGYSSISESLKRFEILSDAFISQPEFQHTLAVFYADILEFHKHAYKFVRRSGWKVLFLTSWGRFERRFNNILEDLKQHGSLIDQEANARDIAEARKMRQDIRTWREESLSQVRSEEIEQNAKQYESIASWLKINESDQLNIFDSISSEAAEYEGTCGWVLRNPKVSSWADSKPDTPALWLKGSAGTGKSVLCTQLVNFMKGSKFVIRHFCTYLYASSTMYEQILKSLLLQLLRKDSDLVAHVYNSCVLEKKLPTTSTLEQLLHALLASMSSEPNQVEYVWIVIDGLDECEPDKQTRLVRLINRITSKPSLPGSTTCKVLISSRAPSTPLERLRNKQIISLAEEKDSLHEAIRQYVGQRLNSLDKRLRQLDIGQDEINEIRKVIVTKADGMFLYARLVMDYLASNIFFSGEEIKKSVNQLPQKLTDFYQRILTQILTQLDPRSVDRIRCVLGWVAFAKRPLQRFELLSAITFSSGDPQIALLAPQYILDICGALIEERRESSLAFIHISVKEFLQTLSGHIVIDKQQALHEHGVAAITCLLSGLNVFEKTYPEEDKFLRVAKGLHGFHIYATEFWTEYLLSYSVLGDASSTSSAPSLITLACQLANKMEELGPATLGESESEPRLIDERLVSLQQHAVLQKHVERALNARSLQNLESRILQEHASEWNYQRSKSPLISERITMMLASYQRVVSSLLRQNHCPGLSAGELELFKIHFGSAAFTCRLSSCPRTTLGFETERLRSEHEMSHIRCFRCTFPGCQYPPFVSARALKNHTSKYHTPITDRKAIRKVASQQPSQRIQRGIHTHRNRPQLQQPAARDAQTVPLSTSSPNPVGGQDMNQSTVSSDGHLFRQGTQGPGGIALNDVNNSTGKVDSRGEIKPSPSEQAHKQLRLMPLKQLNRGAVMEARQEQDTIASSSGQRSPRQNDQSIPKASLQPMQGVAPPKHADPFPFELEESDFAWLLEENNELFVVDPKHPIEDFDFAHFLNEENNEPLEFRRVEST
- a CDS encoding siderophore iron transporter mirA (similar to Aspergillus terreus NIH2624 XP_001213249.1), with product MGDNTRADNGENINKEVVIQDVREKENDTEAVKPDGASVYSESSSVQAGVQKALILRAAWSKTTLLIAFSSLFLTTLVITFSDYSHMVLEPYVASDFKSHSTMSAARVAINITRIVAYPIIAKLSDVFGRAEMFVFSIFFQTLSYIIYATSQNIDHYVAAGLFDAIGSTGFGLTQQVFIADATTLVNRAFWSTLPESITTIPALYLGSLIGQGFLQHSTWRWSYGTWAIVVPSVTVPLVATMVVLQRRAKKNGLVSKDLNGDDAAPTWKKILQVLWAEIDFLGLTLLVTGLSLVLIPVSLTGSFNTDRWREASFIAMVVVGVVLLAVFLVWDLKFAKRPLIPVRMANRTVIAACAIQVFDFLEYSLFTIFFPSYLQVAGQFGPAQATRIDNSLRVAFQICALLVAAGMRYTRNTQMWILTGLPLVILGQGLMIYLVDMGNGQHGTEVTFIVSKVISGIGRAFFQTAGQVSVQAVVSRQELATITALFQAGNSVGGAIGTSVSGAIWRNTLPDKLLEYLPETEKKNATSIFQSIVVAKKYKPGTPARDAIDRSYRESQRILAIVATCMCVPNLILMWFMKDVKLAEEDKKDQENINRAIAKLEQKNDNGGP
- a CDS encoding siderophore esterase IroE-like (similar to Aspergillus fumigatus Af293 XP_748686.1), coding for MGTTDVSTITLQSSAEFSVAAKDGQMYKIQVAWPMEWQSRSGHKNIAVLYAVDGNAMFLTAAEASWRRATGPHHKGNGVVISIGYPLKGRVFSPRRNYDLTPPSPTAPEGFGGADHFLDFMQYTLKPFVKSMILPNTAIEREALYGHSFGGLFTLYTLFTRPSLFDCFIASSPSIYWSNFYILTLEEEFRKRHVRQQPSLMMYYGSYEQHPPRWADEDAEKYEKRRQGAEERAMTDSANAMYRRLKDSGLLACVTIKEYPKEDHGTVIACSLSRGLTTFFEEWPLKEEGS